GGGAGTGAACCCCAACAACGGAATCGGCGACGTTTACGCCAAGATTGAAACGTTGTCGGAAGCGAAAAAGCAAGAAGTGTTGGCGGATTTGGATGCCGTGTACCAGGATCGGCCACCGTTGGCGATGGTCGATTCAGACCGCGGGATCACCAATCTGCATGTGCCCAGCGATGTGATCATTGATGCCTCGATGCCTGCAGCGATCCGATCTTCGGGAAAAATGTGGGGACCCGACGGCAAATTGCATGATACCAAGGCGATGATTCCTGATCGTTGTTACAGCGGCGTTTATCAGGCGACGATCGATTTTTGTAAAGAAAACGGGGCGTTTGACGTCACCACGATGGGCAGCGTCGCCAACGTTGGTTTGATGGCGCAAAAGGCCGAAGAGTACGGCTCGCACGACAAGACGTTTGAAATCCCCAGCGACGGCGTGGTCCGAGTGGTTGACGCTAGTGGCAAAGTGTTGATGCAGCATGACGTCGCCGAGGGCGACATTTGGCGGATGTGCCAAACCAAGGACCTGCCCGTGCGTGACTGGGTGCGATTGGCGGTCAGCCGTGCTCGCGCGACCGGATCGACCGCGATCTTCTGGCTCGATGAAAACCGTGCTCACGATGCCAACTTGATCGCCAAAGTCAAAGAATACCTGCCATCCCACGATACTTCGGGGCTGGATATCCAAATCATGTCGCCGGTCGAGGCGACTCGTGTGTCGTGCCAACGAGCAAAAGATGGGCTCGATACGATCTCGGTGACCGGCAACGTGCTGCGTGACTATCTGACCGACTTGTTCCCGATTTTGGAATTGGGAACAAGTGCCAAGATGTTGTCGATCGTTCCGCTGTTGGCGGGTGGTGGATTGTTTGAAACCGGAGCGGGCGGGTCGGCGCCAAAGCATGTTCAACAACTGCTCGAAGAAAACCATTTGCGTTGGGATTCGCTCGGCGAATTTCTGGCCTTGGCGGTCTCGCTCGAGGATTTGGGGGGCAAAGCAGGCAACCAAAAAGCCTTGGTGTTGGCGGAAACCTTGAACGAGGCGACCGGCAAGTACTTGACCGAGAACAAGTCGCCATCGCGAAAGGTCAAGGAGATCGACAATCGCGGCAGCCATTTTTATCTGGCACTTTATTGGGCCCAGGCACTGGCGTCGCAAGACAAGGACGCGGAGCTGAAATCGCAGTTCCAATCGCTTGCGGCAACCCTGTCCGATCAAGAGGCGAAGATTGTTAACGAGTTGAATTCGGTGCAGGGCGCCGCGGCAGACATCGGGGGTTATTACCAACCCGATTGCAAAAAGGCCAGCGACGTGATGCGACCCAGTGCCACGCTGAACGCCGCGATCGACGAACTAGTAAAGTCGTAGTCGAAATGTGGGATAGGCTTCCAGCCTGTCATCGGCCGGAGAGAGGTTGCTCGAGGGATCATTAGCAAGATATTCGCACGGCTTTCCAAGCCGTCAGCGTATCTCGGTTTGATCGTCGCGACGAGAATAGTCACGTGCGATTTTTGATCCCGTGAACTCGCTCGTAGCGAAAGTCGCGAAGACTTTCGAGGTGTGAGATAGGCTTCCAACCTGTCATCGGCCGGGGAGAGGTTGTTCGAAGGATCTTTAGCAAGATAGTCGCACGGCTTTCCAAGCCGTCAGCGTATCTCGGTTTGATCGTCG
This genomic stretch from Novipirellula caenicola harbors:
- a CDS encoding NADP-dependent isocitrate dehydrogenase, with the translated sequence MSQNVSKIVYTHTDEAPALATYSLLPIIRAFTSAAGITVETKDISLAGRILANFSDVLPSDQQRQDALAELGELAKQPEANIIKLPNISASVPQLKSAIAELQKNGFAVPDFPDEPKTDADKETRARYAKVLGSAVNPVLREGNSDRRVAAPVKEYAKQNPHSMGAWSSDSKSHVASMSDGDFYGSEQSHVMSEAGDVRIELVAADGTTTVLKEKLSLLAGEIIDASRLQKKSLRAFLAREIDQAKEQGVLLSLHMKATMMKVSDPIIFGHAVEVFFKDVFEKHAELFNELGVNPNNGIGDVYAKIETLSEAKKQEVLADLDAVYQDRPPLAMVDSDRGITNLHVPSDVIIDASMPAAIRSSGKMWGPDGKLHDTKAMIPDRCYSGVYQATIDFCKENGAFDVTTMGSVANVGLMAQKAEEYGSHDKTFEIPSDGVVRVVDASGKVLMQHDVAEGDIWRMCQTKDLPVRDWVRLAVSRARATGSTAIFWLDENRAHDANLIAKVKEYLPSHDTSGLDIQIMSPVEATRVSCQRAKDGLDTISVTGNVLRDYLTDLFPILELGTSAKMLSIVPLLAGGGLFETGAGGSAPKHVQQLLEENHLRWDSLGEFLALAVSLEDLGGKAGNQKALVLAETLNEATGKYLTENKSPSRKVKEIDNRGSHFYLALYWAQALASQDKDAELKSQFQSLAATLSDQEAKIVNELNSVQGAAADIGGYYQPDCKKASDVMRPSATLNAAIDELVKS